A genomic stretch from Panthera uncia isolate 11264 chromosome E3, Puncia_PCG_1.0, whole genome shotgun sequence includes:
- the UPK3B gene encoding uroplakin-3b isoform X3, with protein sequence MGLSQRQPGPLLSLLLMGALVWPPPCMSLGEWGSWDEFTDPGSPLLQLGKAGPGKAGPRTLMLISVTTELIPYTPQITAWDLEGKVTATTFSLEQPRCVLDGHAPVANTIWLVVAFSNASRDFRNPQTLAEIPAFPRLLTDGHYMTLPLSLDQLPCEDPVGGGRGIPLLRVGNDPGCLADLREPPFCNTPLPSPGPYRVKFLLMDASGSPQAETRWSDPITLHQAPACGGQRKSRSSCGLAPSRGSAT encoded by the exons ATGGGGCTCTCCCAGAGGCAGCCTGGCCCATTGCTGTCTCTCCTCCTCATGGGGGCGCTGGTCTGGCCCCCGCCCTGTATGAGCCTGGGTGAGTGGGGGTCCTGGGATGAATTCACAGACCCTGGGAGCCCACTCCTCCAACTGGGAAAGGCAGGCCCAGGGAAGGCAGGCCCCAGGACCCTCATGCTTATCTCTGTGACTACAGAGCTGATCCCCTACACGCCGCAGATCACAGCCTGGGACCTGGAAGGGAAGGTCACAGCCACCACGTTCTCCCTGGAGCAGCCACGCTGTGTCCTGGATGGGCATGCCCCTGTTGCCAACACCATCTGGCTGGTGGTGGCCTTCAGCAACG CCTCCAGGGACTTCCGGAACCCACAGACGCTGGCTGAGATCCCAGCCTTCCCACGGCTGCTGACCGATGGCCACTATATGACGCTGCCCCTGTCCCTGGACCAGCTGCCCTGTGAGGACCCCGTGGGGGGCGGCAGGGGCATCCCCCTGCTTCGGGTGGGCAATGACCCTGGCTGCCTTGCTGACCTCCGTGAGCCACCCTTCTgcaacacccccctccccagccctggacCTTACAG ggTGAAGTTCCTCCTGATGGACGCCAGCGGCTCACCCCAGGCCGAGACCAGGTGGTCCGACCCCATTACTCTCCACCAAG CTCCAGCCTGTGGTGGCCAGAGGAAGTCCCGGAGCAGCTGCGGATTGGCTCCTTCAAGGGGAAGCGCTACTTGA
- the UPK3B gene encoding uroplakin-3b isoform X2, translating to MGLSQRQPGPLLSLLLMGALVWPPPCMSLELIPYTPQITAWDLEGKVTATTFSLEQPRCVLDGHAPVANTIWLVVAFSNASRDFRNPQTLAEIPAFPRLLTDGHYMTLPLSLDQLPCEDPVGGGRGIPLLRVGNDPGCLADLREPPFCNTPLPSPGPYRVKFLLMDASGSPQAETRWSDPITLHQGKAPGSIDTWPGRRSGDMIVIASILSSLAGLLLLAFLAASTVRFSSLWWPEEVPEQLRIGSFKGKRYLTHHIPPTEAATLPVGYEPGLDPLPSLSP from the exons ATGGGGCTCTCCCAGAGGCAGCCTGGCCCATTGCTGTCTCTCCTCCTCATGGGGGCGCTGGTCTGGCCCCCGCCCTGTATGAGCCTGG AGCTGATCCCCTACACGCCGCAGATCACAGCCTGGGACCTGGAAGGGAAGGTCACAGCCACCACGTTCTCCCTGGAGCAGCCACGCTGTGTCCTGGATGGGCATGCCCCTGTTGCCAACACCATCTGGCTGGTGGTGGCCTTCAGCAACG CCTCCAGGGACTTCCGGAACCCACAGACGCTGGCTGAGATCCCAGCCTTCCCACGGCTGCTGACCGATGGCCACTATATGACGCTGCCCCTGTCCCTGGACCAGCTGCCCTGTGAGGACCCCGTGGGGGGCGGCAGGGGCATCCCCCTGCTTCGGGTGGGCAATGACCCTGGCTGCCTTGCTGACCTCCGTGAGCCACCCTTCTgcaacacccccctccccagccctggacCTTACAG ggTGAAGTTCCTCCTGATGGACGCCAGCGGCTCACCCCAGGCCGAGACCAGGTGGTCCGACCCCATTACTCTCCACCAAG GGAAGGCCCCAGGCTCTATCGACACGTGGCCAGGGCGGCGAAGCGGTGACATGATTGTCATCGCCTCCATCCTCTCCTCTCTGGCCGGCCTCCTGCTCCTGGCCTTCCTGGCTGCGTCCACCGTGCGCTT CTCCAGCCTGTGGTGGCCAGAGGAAGTCCCGGAGCAGCTGCGGATTGGCTCCTTCAAGGGGAAGCGCTACTTGACCCACCACATCCCACCCACTGAGGCCGCCACCCTGCCCGTGGGCTATGAGCCTGGCCTggaccccctccccagcctcagcccctaG
- the UPK3B gene encoding uroplakin-3b isoform X4 translates to MGLSQRQPGPLLSLLLMGALVWPPPCMSLGEWGSWDEFTDPGSPLLQLGKAGPGKAGPRTLMLISVTTELIPYTPQITAWDLEGKVTATTFSLEQPRCVLDGHAPVANTIWLVVAFSNASRDFRNPQTLAEIPAFPRLLTDGHYMTLPLSLDQLPCEDPVGGGRGIPLLRVGNDPGCLADLREPPFCNTPLPSPGPYRVKFLLMDASGSPQAETRWSDPITLHQD, encoded by the exons ATGGGGCTCTCCCAGAGGCAGCCTGGCCCATTGCTGTCTCTCCTCCTCATGGGGGCGCTGGTCTGGCCCCCGCCCTGTATGAGCCTGGGTGAGTGGGGGTCCTGGGATGAATTCACAGACCCTGGGAGCCCACTCCTCCAACTGGGAAAGGCAGGCCCAGGGAAGGCAGGCCCCAGGACCCTCATGCTTATCTCTGTGACTACAGAGCTGATCCCCTACACGCCGCAGATCACAGCCTGGGACCTGGAAGGGAAGGTCACAGCCACCACGTTCTCCCTGGAGCAGCCACGCTGTGTCCTGGATGGGCATGCCCCTGTTGCCAACACCATCTGGCTGGTGGTGGCCTTCAGCAACG CCTCCAGGGACTTCCGGAACCCACAGACGCTGGCTGAGATCCCAGCCTTCCCACGGCTGCTGACCGATGGCCACTATATGACGCTGCCCCTGTCCCTGGACCAGCTGCCCTGTGAGGACCCCGTGGGGGGCGGCAGGGGCATCCCCCTGCTTCGGGTGGGCAATGACCCTGGCTGCCTTGCTGACCTCCGTGAGCCACCCTTCTgcaacacccccctccccagccctggacCTTACAG ggTGAAGTTCCTCCTGATGGACGCCAGCGGCTCACCCCAGGCCGAGACCAGGTGGTCCGACCCCATTACTCTCCACCAAG ATTAG
- the UPK3B gene encoding uroplakin-3b isoform X1: MGLSQRQPGPLLSLLLMGALVWPPPCMSLGEWGSWDEFTDPGSPLLQLGKAGPGKAGPRTLMLISVTTELIPYTPQITAWDLEGKVTATTFSLEQPRCVLDGHAPVANTIWLVVAFSNASRDFRNPQTLAEIPAFPRLLTDGHYMTLPLSLDQLPCEDPVGGGRGIPLLRVGNDPGCLADLREPPFCNTPLPSPGPYRVKFLLMDASGSPQAETRWSDPITLHQGKAPGSIDTWPGRRSGDMIVIASILSSLAGLLLLAFLAASTVRFSSLWWPEEVPEQLRIGSFKGKRYLTHHIPPTEAATLPVGYEPGLDPLPSLSP, from the exons ATGGGGCTCTCCCAGAGGCAGCCTGGCCCATTGCTGTCTCTCCTCCTCATGGGGGCGCTGGTCTGGCCCCCGCCCTGTATGAGCCTGGGTGAGTGGGGGTCCTGGGATGAATTCACAGACCCTGGGAGCCCACTCCTCCAACTGGGAAAGGCAGGCCCAGGGAAGGCAGGCCCCAGGACCCTCATGCTTATCTCTGTGACTACAGAGCTGATCCCCTACACGCCGCAGATCACAGCCTGGGACCTGGAAGGGAAGGTCACAGCCACCACGTTCTCCCTGGAGCAGCCACGCTGTGTCCTGGATGGGCATGCCCCTGTTGCCAACACCATCTGGCTGGTGGTGGCCTTCAGCAACG CCTCCAGGGACTTCCGGAACCCACAGACGCTGGCTGAGATCCCAGCCTTCCCACGGCTGCTGACCGATGGCCACTATATGACGCTGCCCCTGTCCCTGGACCAGCTGCCCTGTGAGGACCCCGTGGGGGGCGGCAGGGGCATCCCCCTGCTTCGGGTGGGCAATGACCCTGGCTGCCTTGCTGACCTCCGTGAGCCACCCTTCTgcaacacccccctccccagccctggacCTTACAG ggTGAAGTTCCTCCTGATGGACGCCAGCGGCTCACCCCAGGCCGAGACCAGGTGGTCCGACCCCATTACTCTCCACCAAG GGAAGGCCCCAGGCTCTATCGACACGTGGCCAGGGCGGCGAAGCGGTGACATGATTGTCATCGCCTCCATCCTCTCCTCTCTGGCCGGCCTCCTGCTCCTGGCCTTCCTGGCTGCGTCCACCGTGCGCTT CTCCAGCCTGTGGTGGCCAGAGGAAGTCCCGGAGCAGCTGCGGATTGGCTCCTTCAAGGGGAAGCGCTACTTGACCCACCACATCCCACCCACTGAGGCCGCCACCCTGCCCGTGGGCTATGAGCCTGGCCTggaccccctccccagcctcagcccctaG